From a single Micromonospora carbonacea genomic region:
- the valS gene encoding valine--tRNA ligase, protein MTEPGRSARAGVPERPALDGIEDTWARRWQDDGTYAFDRTRTRADVYSIDTPPPTVSGELHMGHVFSYTHTDTVARFQRMRGRTVFYPMGWDDNGLPTERRVQNVYGVRCEPTLPYDPHWRPPDAPVDDAARKNPTPVSRRNFVELCETLTAVDEEAFEALWRRLGLSVDWSLTYTTIGRAARVASQRAFLRNLARGEAYQAEAPTLWDVGFATAVAQAELEDRERPGAYHRLRFAGPDGREVLIDTTRPELLPACVALVCHPDDERYAGLVGAVVRTPVFGVAVPVRAHPLADPAKGTGVAMVCTFGDLTDVTWWRELQLDTRVVVGRDGRLLPEPPAGVPAGPYAALAGQTVAGARRAVVGLLADAGDLVGEPRPVVHPVKFYEKGDRPLEIVSTRQWYLRNGGRDAGLRAELLARGGELHWVPGHMRSRYEHWVGGLTGDWLVSRQRFFGVPVPVWYRLDDTGEPDFTHPLTPDESALPVDPSGEPPPGYDESLRGRPGGFVGDPDVLDTWATSSLTPQIVGGWETDPDLFGRVFPMDLRPQGQEIIRTWLFATVARAHAEHGVLPWRDAVLSGWILDPDRKKMAKSKGNVVTPMALLEQYGSDAVRYWAASGRPGMDLAFDPAQIRVGRRLATKLLNASRFALGLGAADALRAPYDSSSSARPTPRRDLELSATQPLDTALLAELSGVVAAATAAFDAYDHTAALQATESFFWRFCDDYIELVKERAYGTGPGADSARAALTTALSVQLRLFAPVLPFVTEEVWSWWRYGSVHRAPWPTTYEVDRAIGGAADAGLLRLASDALGQVRRAKSERKLSMKAEVPLAEALGPADLLDRLTLVVDDVRAAGRIGRLDLLPGRTPELVIACAV, encoded by the coding sequence ATGACTGAACCGGGCAGGTCGGCCCGCGCCGGTGTCCCCGAGCGTCCCGCGCTCGACGGGATCGAGGACACCTGGGCGCGCCGCTGGCAGGACGACGGCACGTACGCGTTCGACCGCACCAGGACGCGGGCCGACGTGTACTCCATCGACACCCCGCCGCCGACCGTATCGGGCGAGCTGCACATGGGCCACGTCTTCTCCTACACGCACACCGACACCGTGGCCCGGTTCCAGCGGATGCGCGGCCGGACGGTCTTCTACCCGATGGGCTGGGACGACAACGGCCTGCCCACCGAGCGGCGGGTGCAGAACGTCTACGGGGTGCGCTGCGAGCCGACGTTGCCCTACGACCCGCACTGGCGGCCGCCGGACGCGCCCGTGGACGACGCCGCCCGGAAGAACCCGACCCCGGTCTCCCGGCGCAACTTCGTGGAGCTGTGCGAGACGCTGACCGCCGTCGACGAGGAGGCGTTCGAGGCGTTGTGGCGGCGGCTCGGGCTGAGCGTGGACTGGTCGCTGACGTACACGACGATCGGCCGGGCGGCCCGGGTCGCCTCGCAGCGGGCGTTCCTGCGCAACCTGGCCCGGGGCGAGGCGTACCAGGCGGAGGCCCCGACGCTGTGGGACGTCGGGTTCGCCACCGCAGTGGCGCAGGCCGAGCTGGAGGACCGGGAGCGGCCGGGGGCGTACCACCGGCTGCGGTTCGCCGGGCCGGACGGGCGGGAGGTGCTGATCGACACCACCCGGCCGGAGCTGCTGCCGGCGTGCGTGGCGCTGGTCTGCCACCCCGACGACGAGCGCTACGCCGGGCTGGTGGGCGCGGTCGTGCGTACCCCCGTGTTCGGGGTGGCGGTGCCGGTGCGCGCGCACCCGCTGGCGGACCCGGCCAAGGGCACGGGCGTCGCGATGGTGTGCACGTTCGGCGACCTGACCGACGTGACCTGGTGGCGGGAGCTTCAGCTCGACACGCGGGTGGTGGTCGGCCGCGACGGCCGGCTGCTGCCGGAGCCGCCGGCCGGGGTGCCGGCGGGGCCGTACGCGGCGCTGGCCGGGCAGACCGTGGCCGGGGCCCGGCGGGCCGTGGTGGGGCTGCTCGCCGACGCGGGCGACCTGGTGGGCGAGCCGCGCCCGGTGGTGCACCCGGTGAAGTTCTACGAGAAGGGCGACCGGCCGCTGGAGATCGTCTCGACCCGGCAGTGGTATCTGCGCAACGGGGGCCGCGACGCCGGCCTGCGCGCGGAGCTGCTGGCCCGGGGCGGGGAGCTGCACTGGGTGCCGGGGCACATGCGCAGCCGTTACGAGCACTGGGTGGGCGGGCTGACCGGCGACTGGCTGGTCAGCCGGCAGCGCTTCTTCGGGGTGCCGGTGCCGGTGTGGTACCGGCTCGACGACACTGGCGAGCCGGACTTCACCCACCCTCTCACACCGGACGAGTCGGCGCTGCCGGTCGACCCGTCCGGCGAGCCGCCGCCCGGCTACGACGAGTCGCTGCGCGGGCGGCCGGGCGGTTTCGTCGGCGACCCGGACGTGCTGGACACCTGGGCCACGTCGTCGCTGACCCCGCAGATCGTGGGCGGCTGGGAGACCGACCCGGACCTGTTCGGGCGGGTCTTCCCGATGGACCTGCGCCCACAGGGGCAGGAGATCATCCGCACCTGGCTGTTCGCCACCGTGGCCCGCGCCCACGCCGAGCACGGGGTGCTGCCCTGGCGGGACGCGGTGCTGTCCGGCTGGATCCTCGACCCGGACCGCAAGAAGATGGCCAAGTCCAAGGGGAACGTGGTGACCCCGATGGCGCTGCTGGAGCAGTACGGCTCCGACGCGGTCCGCTACTGGGCCGCCAGCGGACGGCCGGGGATGGACCTGGCGTTCGACCCGGCGCAGATCCGGGTGGGCCGGCGGCTGGCCACCAAGCTGCTCAACGCGTCGCGGTTCGCCCTTGGGCTGGGCGCGGCGGACGCCCTGCGCGCCCCGTACGACAGCTCCAGCTCGGCGCGTCCGACTCCGCGCCGCGACCTGGAGCTGTCGGCGACACAGCCGCTGGACACCGCGCTGCTCGCCGAGCTGTCCGGCGTGGTCGCCGCCGCCACGGCGGCCTTCGACGCCTACGACCACACGGCCGCGTTGCAGGCGACCGAGTCGTTCTTCTGGCGGTTCTGCGACGACTACATCGAGCTGGTGAAGGAGCGCGCCTACGGCACCGGGCCGGGGGCCGACTCGGCGCGGGCGGCGCTGACCACCGCCCTGTCGGTGCAGCTACGGCTGTTCGCCCCGGTGCTGCCGTTCGTCACCGAGGAGGTGTGGTCGTGGTGGCGCTACGGTTCGGTGCACCGCGCGCCGTGGCCCACCACCTACGAGGTGGACCGGGCGATCGGCGGCGCGGCCGACGCGGGGCTGCTGCGGCTGGCGTCCGACGCGCTGGGTCAGGTGCGCCGCGCCAAGTCGGAGCGGAAGCTGTCGATGAAGGCGGAGGTGCCGCTGGCCGAGGCGCTCGGCCCGGCCGACCTGCTCGACCGGCTGACGCTGGTGGTCGACGACGTGCGGGCGGCGGGGCGGATCGGCCGGCTCGACCTGCTGCCGGGCCGCACCCCGGAACTGGTGATCGCCTGCGCCGTGTAG
- a CDS encoding ABC transporter ATP-binding protein — protein MDLQRWRGRAIDPEADRSRAEEATPEAIARLRVRSRALLRDLLRPHRGRLGLAVGLLLAQNAAAMSGPYLVMLGIDRAIGPLRAGDSGPLAAIAGAFAAATVVEYAARRGFLTLSARIGQAVLLELRQRVYGHFLRLSVGFHERYTSGRMISRLTSDLDSIAELLDGGVDNLVLAALSILSVAGILLWLDLPLAAVTLLAFPFLFWLSRWFARASAGAYRRTREAVSLVIVHFVESLRGIRAVQAYRREPRNQRIFAAVNDDYRQASLHAFRLIATYSPGIKVIGNVTVAVVLGYGGARVLGGAMEVGVLAAFLLYLRRFFEPMQELSQFYNSLQSATAALEKLAGVLDERPAVAEPAHPTPLPGGDARGAVEFRSVSFGYRAGAPILSGLDLTVPAGQTVALVGATGAGKSTIAKLLARFHDPDAGAVALDGVDLRDLADAELRRAVVLVTQENHLFSGSVAENIRFGRPGADDAAVQAVARAIGAHDFIAALPDGYATEVRRRGGRLSAGQRQLVAFARAFLADPRVLILDEATSSLDVPTERLVQRALATVLRDRTALVIAHRLSTVETADRVLVLDGGRVVEDGPPERLTACGGRYAALRRQWRDSLV, from the coding sequence CTGGACCTCCAGCGGTGGCGGGGGCGGGCCATCGACCCGGAGGCCGACCGGAGCCGGGCCGAGGAGGCCACCCCCGAGGCGATCGCGCGGCTGCGGGTGCGCAGCCGGGCCCTGCTGCGCGACCTGCTGCGCCCGCACCGGGGCCGGCTGGGGCTGGCCGTGGGGCTGCTGCTGGCCCAGAACGCCGCCGCCATGTCCGGGCCGTACCTGGTGATGCTCGGCATCGACCGGGCCATCGGGCCGCTGCGGGCCGGCGACAGCGGGCCCCTGGCCGCCATCGCCGGCGCGTTCGCCGCCGCCACCGTCGTCGAGTACGCGGCCCGGCGCGGCTTCCTCACCCTCTCCGCCCGGATCGGCCAGGCCGTGCTGCTGGAGCTGCGCCAGCGGGTGTACGGCCACTTCCTGCGGCTGTCCGTCGGCTTCCACGAGCGCTACACGTCGGGCCGGATGATCTCCCGCCTCACCAGCGACCTGGACTCCATCGCCGAGCTGCTCGACGGGGGCGTCGACAACCTGGTCCTCGCCGCGCTGTCGATCCTGTCGGTGGCCGGCATCCTGCTCTGGCTGGACCTGCCGCTGGCGGCGGTGACGCTGCTGGCGTTCCCGTTCCTGTTCTGGCTGTCCCGCTGGTTCGCCCGCGCCTCGGCCGGCGCGTACCGGCGGACCAGGGAGGCGGTGTCGCTGGTCATCGTGCACTTCGTCGAGTCGCTGCGCGGCATCCGGGCGGTGCAGGCGTACCGGCGGGAGCCGCGCAACCAGCGGATCTTCGCGGCCGTCAACGACGACTACCGGCAGGCCAGCCTGCACGCGTTCCGGCTGATCGCCACGTACTCCCCGGGGATCAAGGTGATCGGGAACGTGACCGTGGCGGTGGTGCTCGGCTACGGCGGGGCCCGGGTGCTCGGCGGCGCGATGGAGGTGGGGGTGCTCGCCGCGTTCCTGCTCTACCTGCGCCGCTTCTTCGAGCCGATGCAGGAGCTGAGCCAGTTCTACAACTCGCTCCAGTCGGCGACGGCGGCACTGGAGAAGCTCGCCGGGGTGCTCGACGAGCGGCCGGCGGTCGCCGAGCCGGCGCACCCGACGCCGTTGCCCGGCGGCGACGCGCGCGGCGCGGTGGAGTTCCGGTCGGTCTCCTTCGGCTACCGGGCCGGCGCCCCGATCCTGTCGGGCCTGGACCTGACGGTGCCGGCCGGGCAGACCGTCGCGCTGGTCGGGGCCACCGGGGCGGGCAAGTCCACCATCGCCAAGCTGCTGGCCCGGTTCCACGACCCGGACGCCGGCGCGGTCGCCCTGGACGGGGTCGACCTGCGGGACCTGGCCGACGCCGAGCTGCGCCGGGCGGTGGTGCTGGTGACCCAGGAGAACCACCTGTTCAGCGGCTCGGTGGCGGAGAACATCCGGTTCGGCCGGCCGGGCGCGGACGACGCGGCGGTGCAGGCGGTGGCCCGCGCCATCGGCGCGCACGACTTCATCGCCGCCCTCCCCGACGGGTACGCCACCGAGGTGCGCCGCCGGGGCGGCCGGCTCTCCGCCGGGCAGCGGCAGCTCGTGGCGTTCGCCCGCGCGTTCCTCGCCGACCCCCGCGTGCTGATCCTCGACGAGGCGACGTCGTCGCTCGACGTGCCCACGGAACGGCTGGTGCAGCGGGCGCTCGCCACCGTGCTGCGGGACCGCACGGCGCTGGTGATCGCGCACCGGCTCTCCACCGTCGAGACGGCCGACCGGGTGCTCGTCCTCGACGGCGGCCGGGTCGTGGAGGACGGCCCGCCGGAGCGGCTCACCGCCTGCGGCGGCCGGTACGCGGCGCTGCGCCGCCAGTGGCGCGACTCCCTGGTCTGA
- a CDS encoding ABC transporter ATP-binding protein — MPAESDGLPTHRGGPARPLRNLWRLRHYLRPHAVAFCWLLAAALAATGASLAVPLVIQRVVDGPVARHDPGGLVRLGGLALLLGLAEALLIFIRRWAQTSSSVGMEATIRADIYAHLQRLPASFHDRWQTGQLLSRVTSDLSVIRRFLSFGLLFLVLNLVTYVAVVVLLVRLHPALGLLVAASAVPLFLISRRFGRYYHAASRRMQDQQGDVATLVEETAQGLRTMKAYGRGPELATRFADGARALHDTGVAKSRLLARTSALFDLVPNLTLGVVLVAGAVAAARGALTIGELVAFVSLQLMLVWPVQSLGWIIANGQEAATAADRIQEVLDTEPAIVDAPHAVGLARAGVRGRLAFEGVSFRYPGTPAPVLRGIDLTVEPGETLALVGATGVGKSTLLSLVPRLHDVTAGRITLDGHDVRDLRLSSLRRLVGVAFEEPTLFSMSVWENLTLGRPDADEDEVRAALALAQADFAYELPWGLATRVGEQGLTLSGGQRQRLALARAVLGRPAVLVLDDPLSALDVHTEALVEAALRRVLRDTTALLVVHRPSTIALADRVALLERGRITAVGTHSRLLATVPAYRAVLSADPAPPTAAAPPTDTVPRTGAALAGPDGRGLVRS, encoded by the coding sequence ATGCCTGCGGAGAGCGACGGCCTACCGACCCACCGTGGCGGCCCCGCTCGCCCGCTGCGCAACCTGTGGCGGCTGCGCCACTACCTCCGCCCGCACGCCGTCGCGTTCTGCTGGCTGCTCGCGGCGGCGCTCGCGGCCACTGGGGCGAGCCTGGCCGTGCCGCTGGTGATACAGAGGGTGGTCGACGGCCCGGTCGCCCGGCACGACCCGGGCGGCCTGGTCCGGCTCGGCGGGCTGGCCCTGCTACTCGGCCTGGCCGAGGCCCTGCTGATCTTCATCCGGCGGTGGGCCCAGACCTCGTCCTCGGTGGGCATGGAGGCGACGATCCGGGCCGACATCTACGCCCACCTGCAACGGCTGCCGGCCAGCTTCCACGACCGGTGGCAGACCGGGCAACTGCTGTCGCGGGTCACCAGCGACCTGTCGGTGATCCGCCGGTTCCTCTCCTTCGGCCTGCTGTTCCTGGTGCTCAACCTGGTCACGTACGTCGCCGTGGTGGTGCTGCTCGTCCGGCTGCACCCGGCGCTGGGGCTGCTGGTGGCGGCCAGCGCCGTGCCGCTGTTCCTGATCAGCCGCCGGTTCGGCCGCTATTACCACGCGGCGTCGCGGCGGATGCAGGACCAGCAGGGCGACGTGGCCACCCTCGTCGAGGAGACCGCGCAGGGCCTGCGCACGATGAAGGCGTACGGCCGGGGGCCGGAGCTGGCCACCCGGTTCGCCGACGGCGCGCGGGCGCTGCACGACACCGGCGTGGCCAAGAGCCGGCTGCTGGCCCGCACCTCCGCGCTGTTCGACCTGGTGCCCAACCTGACCCTCGGCGTGGTGCTGGTCGCCGGGGCGGTCGCCGCCGCCCGGGGCGCGCTGACCATCGGCGAGCTGGTCGCGTTCGTCAGCCTGCAACTGATGCTGGTCTGGCCGGTGCAGTCGCTGGGCTGGATCATCGCCAACGGCCAGGAGGCGGCGACGGCCGCCGACCGCATCCAGGAGGTGCTGGACACCGAGCCGGCGATCGTGGACGCCCCGCACGCCGTCGGCCTGGCCCGGGCGGGGGTCCGGGGCCGGCTGGCGTTCGAGGGCGTGTCGTTCCGCTACCCCGGCACGCCCGCGCCGGTGCTGCGCGGCATCGACCTGACCGTGGAGCCGGGCGAGACGCTGGCCCTGGTGGGCGCCACCGGGGTCGGCAAGAGCACCCTGCTCTCGCTGGTGCCCCGGCTACACGACGTGACCGCCGGCCGGATCACCCTCGACGGCCACGACGTGCGGGACCTGCGGCTGTCCTCGCTGCGCCGGCTGGTCGGGGTGGCCTTCGAGGAGCCGACGCTGTTCTCCATGTCGGTCTGGGAGAACCTCACGCTGGGCCGCCCGGACGCCGACGAGGACGAGGTCCGCGCGGCGCTGGCGCTGGCCCAGGCGGACTTCGCGTACGAGCTGCCGTGGGGGCTGGCCACCCGGGTCGGCGAGCAGGGGCTCACCCTCTCCGGCGGGCAGCGGCAGCGGCTGGCGCTGGCCCGGGCCGTCCTCGGCCGGCCGGCGGTGCTGGTGCTGGACGACCCGCTGTCCGCCCTCGACGTGCACACCGAGGCGCTGGTCGAGGCGGCGCTGCGGCGGGTGCTGCGGGACACCACCGCCCTGCTCGTGGTGCACCGGCCGTCGACCATCGCGCTGGCCGACCGGGTGGCGCTGCTGGAACGGGGCCGGATCACGGCGGTCGGCACCCACTCGCGGCTGCTGGCCACGGTGCCGGCGTACCGGGCGGTCCTCTCCGCCGACCCGGCCCCACCGACAGCCGCGGCCCCACCGACAGACACGGTGCCGCGGACGGGAGCGGCGCTGGCCGGGCCGGACGGACGGGGGCTGGTGCGGTCGTGA
- a CDS encoding methylated-DNA--[protein]-cysteine S-methyltransferase produces the protein MTTTLDGAVVGTPAGPLSIVTGPDGAVRAAGFTAEPDSLLPLVHPGLRGPVRRRGDLGPVTAAVAAYLDGDLTAIDPVPVQQHTGGAFQAHAWRVLREVGPGHPVTYTAYAALAGRPAAVRAAAAACARNAAALFVPCHRVLRTDGSLGGYRWGLDVKRWLLAHEARTAAEAVADKENCRKLTASTIH, from the coding sequence ATGACCACCACCCTCGACGGCGCGGTCGTCGGCACCCCCGCCGGCCCGCTGAGCATCGTGACCGGCCCCGACGGGGCGGTCCGGGCGGCCGGGTTCACCGCCGAACCGGATTCGCTGCTGCCGCTGGTGCACCCCGGGCTGCGTGGCCCGGTGCGGCGGCGCGGCGACCTCGGGCCGGTGACCGCCGCCGTCGCCGCGTACCTCGACGGCGACCTGACGGCCATCGACCCGGTGCCCGTGCAGCAGCACACCGGCGGGGCGTTCCAGGCGCACGCGTGGCGGGTGCTGCGCGAGGTGGGGCCCGGTCACCCGGTCACCTACACGGCGTACGCGGCGCTGGCCGGGCGGCCGGCGGCGGTGCGCGCCGCGGCGGCGGCCTGCGCCCGCAACGCCGCCGCCCTGTTCGTCCCGTGCCACCGGGTGCTGCGCACCGACGGGAGCCTCGGCGGCTACCGCTGGGGGCTGGACGTGAAGCGCTGGCTGCTCGCCCACGAGGCCCGGACGGCGGCGGAAGCCGTTGCGGACAAAGAGAACTGCCGAAAGCTGACAGCATCAACCATCCACTGA
- a CDS encoding AlkA N-terminal domain-containing protein, translating to MELEFERCYRAVDSRDQRFDGWFYTGVTSTGIYCRPSCPATTPKRRNVRFFPSAAAAQSAGLRACRRCRPDAAPGSPEWDVRADVVGRAMRLIADGVVDRDGVPGLATRLGYTERHLHRMLRAELGAGPLALARAQRAQTARILIETTGLGMAEIAFAAGFGSVRQFNDTVREVYALAPSQLRAARGGRPTPGGAGTITLRLAYRPPLHAAALLDFLALRALPGVEEVRDGTYHRGLRLPHGAAEVALTPADGHVSATLRLADLRDLAPAVARCRRLFDLDADPVAVDGTLAADPALAPAVAAEPGVRLPRAVDGLEILVRAVATQQVSVASARTTLTRLLPPATADGGLRGFPDAEELLAAADGAFRMPAARRETIRAAARAVADGTLDLDPGGDREEAVRRLLAIPGIGAWTAGYVAMRALGDPDVGLTTDLAVRRGAAALGLPDDPSTLDAYAGRWRPWRSYAVIRLWRAA from the coding sequence GTGGAGTTGGAGTTCGAGCGCTGCTACCGGGCCGTCGACAGCCGCGACCAGCGGTTCGACGGCTGGTTCTACACGGGCGTGACGTCGACCGGGATCTACTGCCGGCCGTCCTGCCCGGCGACGACGCCGAAGCGGCGAAACGTCCGGTTCTTTCCGTCGGCCGCCGCCGCCCAGTCGGCCGGGCTGCGGGCCTGCCGGCGGTGCCGCCCCGACGCCGCCCCAGGCTCGCCCGAGTGGGACGTCCGGGCGGACGTGGTGGGCCGGGCCATGCGGCTCATCGCCGACGGGGTCGTCGACCGGGACGGCGTGCCCGGGCTGGCCACCCGGCTCGGCTACACCGAGCGGCACCTGCACCGGATGCTCCGCGCCGAGCTGGGGGCCGGGCCCCTGGCGCTCGCCCGGGCGCAGCGCGCCCAGACCGCCCGCATCCTGATCGAGACGACCGGGCTCGGGATGGCCGAGATCGCGTTCGCGGCCGGGTTCGGCAGCGTCCGGCAGTTCAACGACACGGTGCGGGAGGTCTACGCCCTCGCCCCGTCGCAGCTACGGGCCGCCCGGGGTGGCCGGCCGACGCCGGGCGGGGCGGGCACGATCACGCTGCGGCTGGCGTACCGGCCGCCGTTGCACGCGGCGGCGCTGCTGGACTTCCTCGCGCTGCGGGCGCTGCCCGGCGTGGAGGAGGTGCGCGACGGGACGTACCACCGGGGGTTGCGGCTGCCGCACGGCGCGGCGGAGGTGGCGCTGACCCCGGCGGACGGCCACGTCTCGGCGACGCTGCGGCTGGCCGACCTGCGCGACCTGGCCCCGGCGGTGGCCCGCTGCCGCCGGCTGTTCGACCTCGACGCCGACCCGGTGGCCGTCGACGGCACCCTCGCCGCGGATCCCGCGCTGGCCCCGGCGGTGGCGGCCGAACCGGGCGTGCGCCTGCCCCGCGCCGTCGACGGCCTGGAGATCCTCGTCCGCGCCGTCGCCACCCAGCAGGTCTCGGTGGCCTCGGCCCGCACCACCCTCACCCGGCTGCTGCCGCCCGCCACCGCCGACGGCGGGTTGCGGGGCTTCCCCGACGCGGAGGAGCTGCTGGCGGCGGCCGACGGGGCGTTCCGGATGCCGGCGGCCCGGCGGGAGACGATCCGCGCCGCCGCGCGGGCCGTCGCCGACGGCACGCTCGACCTCGACCCCGGCGGGGACCGGGAGGAGGCCGTGCGGCGGCTCCTGGCGATCCCCGGGATCGGCGCCTGGACGGCCGGCTACGTGGCCATGCGCGCCCTCGGCGACCCGGACGTCGGCCTCACCACCGACCTGGCCGTGCGGCGCGGCGCCGCCGCGCTCGGCCTGCCCGACGACCCATCGACCCTCGACGCGTACGCCGGGCGCTGGCGCCCCTGGCGCTCGTACGCGGTGATCCGACTCTGGAGAGCAGCATGA
- a CDS encoding MarR family winged helix-turn-helix transcriptional regulator encodes MTERDDVDAIVEQWRRERAGMRPEPMAVFGRIYRLARLVGDEQERVYAAWGISRGEFDVLAALRRAGAPYTLAPKALAAGLMLTSGGMTGRLDRLERAGLVRRAPDPADRRGLQVTLTDTGRRVAEEAADAGLATQQRLLDVLPQRDQERLAELLRELLAAAAPDPTSRRPRP; translated from the coding sequence GTGACCGAGCGGGACGACGTCGACGCCATCGTCGAGCAGTGGCGGCGCGAACGCGCCGGGATGCGGCCCGAGCCGATGGCCGTCTTCGGCCGGATCTACCGCCTGGCCCGGCTGGTCGGCGACGAGCAGGAGCGGGTGTACGCGGCCTGGGGGATCAGCCGGGGCGAGTTCGACGTGCTGGCCGCCCTGCGCCGGGCCGGGGCCCCGTACACGCTCGCACCCAAGGCCCTGGCCGCCGGGCTGATGCTCACCTCGGGTGGGATGACCGGCCGCCTCGACCGCCTGGAGCGCGCCGGCCTCGTGCGCCGCGCTCCGGATCCGGCCGACCGGCGGGGCCTCCAGGTGACCCTGACCGACACCGGCCGGCGGGTCGCCGAGGAGGCCGCCGACGCCGGGCTGGCGACCCAGCAGCGGCTGCTCGACGTCCTCCCGCAACGGGACCAGGAGCGGCTGGCGGAGCTGCTGCGCGAGCTGCTCGCCGCTGCCGCCCCCGACCCCACCAGCCGCCGCCCCCGCCCCTGA
- a CDS encoding peptidase E, protein MPASEPTIVATSMGFLSRRLGPNDLRPGPVFELAAELAEAGPEPRLCYLGQAVGDRDASIAAVHAAFAGTRFRASHLALFPMPNVDDVRAHLLAQDVLWVGGGSVANLCAVWRVHGLDEILHECWQAGVVLAGVSAGSICWHLGGATDSFGPRLRGFTDGLGWLPYGNGVHYDSEEQRRPLMHALVADGTLPTSHCTDDGVGLVYRGTRLVEAVADRPGVAAYEVTRAADGEVRETRIEPRLLAG, encoded by the coding sequence GTGCCCGCCAGCGAACCGACCATCGTCGCCACCAGCATGGGCTTCCTCAGCCGCCGGCTCGGCCCGAACGACCTGCGCCCCGGGCCGGTCTTCGAGCTGGCCGCCGAGCTGGCCGAGGCCGGTCCCGAGCCCCGGCTGTGCTACCTCGGCCAGGCCGTCGGCGACCGGGACGCCTCCATCGCCGCCGTCCACGCGGCCTTCGCCGGCACCCGGTTCCGGGCGTCGCACCTGGCGTTGTTCCCGATGCCGAACGTCGACGACGTCCGGGCGCACCTGCTCGCCCAGGACGTGCTCTGGGTCGGCGGCGGCAGCGTCGCCAACCTGTGCGCGGTGTGGCGGGTGCACGGCCTCGACGAGATCCTGCACGAGTGCTGGCAGGCCGGGGTGGTGCTGGCCGGGGTCTCCGCCGGCTCGATCTGCTGGCACCTCGGCGGCGCCACCGACAGCTTCGGCCCCCGGCTGCGCGGCTTCACCGACGGCCTGGGCTGGCTGCCGTACGGCAACGGGGTGCACTACGACAGCGAGGAGCAGCGGCGACCCCTGATGCACGCGCTGGTCGCCGACGGCACGCTGCCGACGAGCCACTGCACCGACGACGGCGTCGGGCTGGTCTACCGGGGCACCCGCCTGGTCGAGGCGGTCGCCGACCGGCCGGGCGTCGCCGCGTACGAGGTCACCCGCGCCGCCGACGGCGAGGTCCGGGAGACCCGGATCGAGCCGCGCCTGTTGGCCGGGTGA
- the ychF gene encoding redox-regulated ATPase YchF has product MSLTIGIVGLPNVGKSTLFNALTKNDVLAANYPFATIEPNVGVVGLPDERLTKLAEIFSSQKVLPAPVSFVDIAGLVRGASKGQGRGNAFLANIRDASAICQVVRAFSDPNVVHVDGKVSPADDIETINTELILADLQTLEKALPRLEKEAKLRKDRAAAVTAAKQAVEVLDGGTTLYAGAAPAKIDLEHLRELHLLTTKPFLYVFNVDEAELANAEFLDELRALVAPAEAVFMDAKIESELVDLPEEEARELLESIGQSEPGLDQLVRVGFRTLGLQTYLTAGPKEARAWTVPVGATAPEAAGVIHSDFQRGFIKAEVVSYDDLVAAGSMAAAKAAGKVRIEGKEYVMQDGDVVEFRFNV; this is encoded by the coding sequence GTGAGCCTCACCATCGGGATCGTCGGCCTGCCCAACGTCGGCAAGAGCACCCTGTTCAACGCGCTGACCAAGAACGACGTGCTCGCGGCGAACTACCCCTTCGCCACCATCGAGCCCAACGTCGGCGTCGTCGGGCTGCCGGACGAGCGGCTGACCAAGCTGGCCGAGATCTTCTCCTCGCAGAAGGTCCTGCCCGCGCCGGTGTCGTTCGTCGACATCGCCGGCCTGGTCCGGGGCGCGTCGAAGGGGCAGGGGCGGGGCAACGCGTTCCTGGCGAACATCCGGGACGCGTCGGCGATCTGCCAGGTGGTGCGCGCCTTCTCCGACCCGAACGTGGTGCACGTCGACGGCAAGGTCTCCCCGGCCGACGACATCGAGACGATCAACACCGAGCTGATCCTGGCCGACCTCCAGACGCTGGAGAAGGCGCTGCCCCGGCTGGAGAAGGAGGCCAAGCTCCGCAAGGACCGGGCCGCCGCCGTGACCGCCGCGAAGCAGGCCGTCGAGGTCCTCGACGGCGGCACCACCCTGTACGCCGGCGCGGCCCCCGCCAAGATCGACCTGGAGCACCTGCGCGAGCTGCACCTGCTCACCACCAAGCCGTTCCTCTACGTCTTCAACGTCGACGAGGCCGAGCTGGCCAACGCCGAGTTCCTCGACGAGCTGCGCGCCCTGGTCGCCCCGGCCGAGGCGGTCTTCATGGACGCCAAGATCGAGTCCGAGCTGGTGGACCTGCCCGAGGAGGAGGCCCGCGAGCTGCTGGAGTCCATCGGGCAGTCCGAGCCAGGGCTCGACCAGCTCGTCCGGGTCGGCTTCCGCACGCTCGGGCTCCAGACGTACCTCACGGCCGGGCCCAAGGAGGCGCGGGCCTGGACCGTCCCGGTCGGCGCGACCGCCCCGGAGGCCGCGGGGGTCATCCACTCCGACTTCCAGCGCGGCTTCATCAAGGCCGAGGTCGTCTCCTACGACGACCTGGTCGCGGCCGGCTCGATGGCGGCGGCGAAGGCGGCGGGCAAGGTCCGCATCGAGGGCAAGGAGTACGTCATGCAGGACGGCGACGTCGTGGAGTTCCGCTTCAACGTCTGA